A genomic segment from Flavobacterium inviolabile encodes:
- the bla gene encoding class A beta-lactamase, subclass A2 — translation MNLRKRFTILLTLSLALNTSAQTTNLRAQINEIIKDKKATVGVGIYNLTNNDTLTINNTHHFPTMSVYKFHLALAILHQVDKGKLRLDQEIFVKKSDLLENTHSPLRENYPYGNINIKLSELISYTVSLSDNNACDILFRLAGGTKKVDRYIKSLKIPNTSIQATEAEMHEKWENQYLNTTTPFAAVLLLKKFYQLQVLSPTSYDYLLNVLQGTKTGPDKIKGLLPQNVVVAHKTGSSFRKETGLKAAENDIGIVYLPGGQAFAIAVFVSDSMESDTTNNKIIAAISKAAFDYFSIK, via the coding sequence ATGAATCTCCGCAAGCGCTTTACCATCCTCCTTACCTTATCACTTGCCCTGAACACTTCCGCTCAGACAACTAACTTAAGGGCTCAGATCAATGAGATTATTAAAGACAAAAAAGCTACTGTGGGTGTAGGCATCTATAACCTGACCAATAACGATACGCTAACGATTAACAATACGCATCATTTCCCGACCATGAGTGTGTATAAATTCCATTTGGCATTGGCCATTTTACACCAGGTTGATAAAGGAAAATTAAGGCTGGATCAGGAAATATTCGTAAAAAAATCGGATTTACTGGAAAACACGCATAGCCCGTTACGGGAGAATTATCCTTATGGCAATATCAATATCAAATTGAGTGAACTGATCAGCTATACGGTCTCTTTAAGCGACAATAATGCCTGCGACATACTGTTTCGCCTGGCTGGCGGTACTAAAAAGGTGGACCGTTACATCAAAAGCCTGAAAATCCCGAATACCAGTATTCAGGCAACGGAAGCCGAAATGCATGAAAAATGGGAAAACCAATACCTGAATACGACCACTCCGTTTGCTGCGGTTTTACTACTTAAGAAGTTTTACCAGCTTCAGGTGTTATCGCCAACATCCTATGACTACCTGTTAAACGTGTTACAGGGAACCAAAACCGGACCGGATAAAATAAAAGGGCTGTTGCCTCAAAACGTAGTTGTGGCACACAAAACCGGAAGTTCCTTCCGGAAAGAAACCGGGCTTAAAGCCGCCGAAAACGACATCGGGATTGTATACCTTCCCGGCGGACAGGCATTTGCCATAGCCGTTTTTGTTAGTGATTCCATGGAAAGTGACACCACTAACAACAAGATCATTGCCGCAATTTCAAAAGCAGCCTTTGACTATTTTTCAATCAAGTAG
- a CDS encoding MFS transporter: protein MPENNTPLTACTVFLFAIASGLAVANVYFAQPLLHLIALDFKIKEHSIGQIVTLTQIGYGLGLFFIVPLGDILNRRKLILSQFFISIVMLLIISFTSHQFVFMGALLVLGLSATVAQTIVAYAASLATPSQNGRVVGLVTSGIVIGILLARTAAGFLADVSGWRSVYTVSASATTLITVFLCYQLPKQDYPKSDTSYRKLLHSLFTLFKDEPIMLKRSVIALFLFASFSTLWTSLVLPLSTTPFSFSATEIGLFGLLGVIGSLSAARAGKLADRGRAQQTTGIALAVLILSWLIMSYLYNNILLLITGIILLDYAVQAVHVTNQSILYKALPQAVSRTIAAYMIFYSIGSGIGALLSTQVYNKSGWSGVCLLGAGFSSIALIFWLLTLKKQNK, encoded by the coding sequence ATGCCAGAAAACAACACACCGCTAACCGCCTGCACTGTATTTTTATTTGCAATTGCCAGCGGGCTTGCCGTTGCCAATGTCTATTTTGCCCAACCCCTGTTGCACCTCATCGCATTGGACTTCAAAATAAAAGAGCACAGCATCGGACAAATCGTAACCCTTACACAGATTGGCTATGGCCTCGGATTATTTTTTATCGTACCGTTGGGCGACATACTGAACAGGCGGAAACTAATCCTGTCGCAGTTTTTCATCTCCATAGTAATGCTGCTGATAATCAGCTTTACCTCCCATCAGTTTGTTTTTATGGGTGCTTTGCTTGTTCTGGGACTATCGGCCACTGTTGCTCAAACCATAGTCGCCTATGCTGCATCATTAGCAACACCTTCACAAAACGGCCGTGTTGTCGGTCTGGTCACAAGCGGTATTGTTATAGGGATCTTATTAGCCAGAACTGCGGCCGGATTCCTGGCAGATGTTTCCGGATGGCGTTCCGTGTACACCGTCTCGGCCTCAGCAACCACCCTGATTACCGTATTTTTGTGCTACCAACTCCCAAAACAGGATTATCCTAAATCCGATACCAGCTATCGCAAACTGCTGCACTCCCTTTTCACGCTTTTCAAAGACGAACCAATAATGCTGAAACGTTCGGTAATTGCCTTATTCCTGTTTGCCTCTTTCAGCACCTTATGGACGTCGCTGGTCTTACCACTGAGCACCACTCCGTTTTCTTTTTCGGCTACAGAAATCGGATTATTTGGATTGCTGGGAGTGATCGGTTCGTTAAGTGCTGCCCGAGCCGGAAAACTAGCCGATCGCGGGCGGGCACAACAAACTACCGGAATAGCGCTTGCTGTCCTGATACTATCCTGGCTGATTATGAGCTATCTGTACAATAACATCCTCCTCCTCATTACCGGTATTATCCTGCTGGACTACGCTGTACAGGCAGTACATGTAACCAACCAGTCCATACTGTACAAAGCATTGCCGCAAGCCGTAAGTCGTACAATAGCGGCTTATATGATTTTTTATTCCATCGGAAGCGGTATCGGCGCCCTGCTCTCCACGCAGGTGTACAATAAATCCGGCTGGAGCGGCGTTTGCCTTTTAGGAGCCGGATTTAGCAGTATTGCGCTTATTTTTTGGCTGCTGACATTAAAAAAACAGAATAAATAA